A single genomic interval of Chloroflexota bacterium harbors:
- a CDS encoding tetratricopeptide repeat protein: MSNVTRLAAVALFWAAVLAWLWLREVRARTRSQRINQAMSELSLAEQALGQARQHAEQGALDQAMESFQLCLRHLACVREVSPLPPDKRERSAFIIAHHGCGWILAQRGDHEGAIREYKIALHEEEHAADVGSWDLLCFNLAQSLATLGRLEEATRYAELSVKEAEKRGHTALAIQALRNLAHNQIALRHWDAATQTLHRCITLLEQPPAADAESRAAAYLDLGRALEGGGRLKEALRAYRRALHLLRGTANEEYRPAIMHLIGQAQFALGRYDGALFHYGKVLAYLQQARRIDDVATVYSEIACVKFCRGHLSDAAADFRRSLAASLLLDDKQSAQKALLCIGGVVAAIRGVGTDGAVPLPAPPQGDLLPGSDRE; encoded by the coding sequence ATGAGCAACGTCACCAGGCTGGCTGCGGTAGCCCTCTTCTGGGCCGCGGTCCTCGCCTGGCTCTGGCTTCGCGAGGTGCGGGCCCGGACCCGTAGCCAACGCATCAATCAAGCAATGTCGGAGTTATCATTGGCAGAGCAAGCCCTGGGCCAGGCTCGGCAACACGCTGAGCAAGGGGCTCTCGACCAAGCGATGGAAAGTTTTCAACTCTGTCTTCGCCATTTAGCATGTGTGCGCGAGGTAAGCCCACTCCCACCAGATAAGCGGGAGCGCAGCGCGTTCATCATTGCCCATCATGGCTGTGGCTGGATTTTGGCCCAGCGCGGCGACCATGAAGGAGCAATTCGCGAGTATAAAATAGCCCTGCATGAGGAAGAACACGCCGCCGATGTGGGGTCATGGGATTTGTTGTGCTTCAATCTGGCGCAATCACTGGCCACACTCGGCCGACTGGAGGAGGCAACGCGTTACGCGGAGTTATCGGTGAAAGAGGCCGAGAAACGAGGCCATACCGCCTTAGCCATACAGGCGCTTCGCAATTTGGCACACAACCAGATCGCCCTACGCCACTGGGACGCAGCAACCCAAACCCTACACCGATGTATCACTCTATTGGAACAACCCCCAGCGGCGGATGCCGAGTCCCGGGCTGCCGCATACTTGGATCTGGGTCGGGCGTTGGAAGGTGGAGGGCGGCTCAAGGAGGCTTTGCGAGCCTATCGGCGAGCATTGCATCTGCTACGCGGTACTGCCAATGAGGAGTACAGACCTGCCATAATGCACTTAATCGGCCAGGCTCAGTTCGCGCTTGGCCGGTATGACGGTGCACTGTTCCATTATGGCAAGGTGCTGGCATACCTTCAGCAAGCGCGTCGGATAGACGATGTGGCCACAGTATACAGCGAGATCGCCTGTGTGAAGTTCTGTCGGGGTCATCTCAGTGATGCTGCTGCCGATTTCCGACGCAGTCTGGCGGCATCTCTATTGTTAGATGACAAGCAGAGCGCACAGAAAGCACTGCTCTGCATTGGCGGGGTGGTTGCTGCTATCCGTGGGGTAGGCACCGATGGGGCGGTACCGCTTCCTGCGCCACCCCAAGGCGACCTCTTGCCAGGAAGTGATCGTGAGTAG
- a CDS encoding methylmalonyl-CoA carboxyltransferase, producing MVDPRIDRLRQLKAEALLGGGQERIDRQHAAGKLTARERLDLLLDLGSFRELDMFVTHRATGFGIEKTKPLGDGVVTGYGSIDGRLVYVFSQDFTVFGGSLGEAHAEKICKVMDLALKNGAPIIGLNDSGGARIQEGVVSLGGYADIFLRNTLASGVVPQISAIMGPCAGGAVYSPAITDFIIMVKGTSHMFITGPEVIKAVTHEDVTFEQLGGAMTHNTESGVAHFAAENEQECLALIRRLLGYMPQNNMEDPPSITPTDDPLRIDPALDNIIPESPTKPYDMKEVIRRVVDEGSFLEVHEHYARNIVVGFARLNGHPVGVVAQNPMYLAGALDINSSDKGARFVRFCDCFNIPIITFEDVPGFLPGVAQEHGGIIRHGAKLLYAYCEATVPKITVITRKAYGGAYDVMSSKHVRGDINYAWPSAEIAVMGPDGAVNIIFRKEIAEAADPDAERERLVAEYREKFANPYIAAARGYIDDVIEPRETRPRLIDALEMLANKRDSNPPKKHGNIPL from the coding sequence ATGGTGGACCCCAGGATTGATAGGCTTCGCCAACTCAAAGCCGAGGCTCTGCTTGGCGGGGGTCAAGAACGCATTGATCGCCAACATGCCGCAGGCAAGCTGACTGCACGCGAGCGGTTGGACCTTTTGCTTGACCTAGGAAGTTTTCGTGAACTAGATATGTTTGTCACCCACCGCGCCACCGGGTTTGGCATTGAGAAGACGAAGCCTTTGGGCGACGGTGTGGTCACCGGCTACGGCTCGATTGATGGGCGGCTGGTGTATGTTTTCTCTCAGGATTTCACCGTTTTCGGCGGCTCACTGGGCGAGGCCCACGCCGAGAAAATCTGCAAAGTGATGGACCTGGCATTGAAAAACGGCGCCCCAATCATCGGCCTGAATGATTCTGGAGGCGCACGCATTCAGGAAGGCGTAGTCTCTTTGGGGGGCTACGCCGATATCTTCCTTCGCAACACCCTGGCATCGGGGGTCGTGCCGCAGATATCGGCCATTATGGGCCCCTGCGCGGGCGGCGCGGTGTACTCACCGGCGATCACAGACTTTATTATCATGGTGAAGGGCACTAGCCACATGTTCATCACTGGCCCAGAGGTCATCAAGGCCGTCACCCACGAAGATGTAACCTTCGAGCAATTAGGTGGAGCGATGACCCACAACACGGAGAGTGGCGTGGCCCATTTCGCTGCCGAAAATGAGCAGGAGTGTCTGGCTCTCATACGCCGGCTTTTGGGTTACATGCCTCAGAACAATATGGAGGACCCCCCTAGCATCACTCCAACCGATGACCCGCTGCGCATAGATCCAGCACTGGATAACATCATCCCCGAAAGCCCTACCAAACCTTACGATATGAAGGAGGTCATCCGTCGCGTGGTGGACGAGGGCAGTTTTCTGGAGGTACACGAACACTATGCCCGCAATATCGTGGTCGGGTTCGCGCGGTTAAATGGTCACCCGGTTGGCGTTGTAGCCCAAAACCCGATGTATCTGGCCGGAGCATTAGACATCAACTCTTCGGATAAAGGAGCGCGTTTCGTCCGCTTTTGTGACTGTTTTAACATCCCGATTATTACTTTCGAGGACGTACCTGGCTTTCTACCTGGTGTAGCGCAGGAACATGGGGGCATCATCCGTCACGGGGCTAAACTGCTTTACGCTTACTGTGAGGCCACTGTGCCCAAGATCACCGTTATCACCCGCAAGGCTTATGGTGGGGCCTATGATGTTATGTCCTCTAAACATGTCCGAGGTGACATCAACTACGCCTGGCCCAGCGCGGAGATCGCGGTGATGGGGCCAGACGGGGCCGTGAACATTATCTTCCGCAAGGAGATCGCTGAGGCCGCGGACCCCGATGCAGAACGAGAGCGTTTGGTGGCTGAATACCGCGAGAAGTTCGCTAACCCGTATATCGCCGCGGCGCGGGGCTACATTGATGACGTGATCGAGCCGCGGGAGACGCGTCCGCGCCTGATTGATGCCCTTGAGATGTTAGCCAACAAACGTGACTCGAACCCGCCCAAGAAACACGGGAATATCCCCTTGTAG
- a CDS encoding 4Fe-4S binding protein, translating to MIEDIYRQLAQRLDALPNGFPATQSGAELRLLRKLFTPMEARLATVMKLRAEPANEIAARAGVDATEAYQCLKEMVRKGLIRFRRGDGELRFALMPFVVGFFEEQVGKMDEELARLVEDYFQEIRGLGLLDITPQLHRIIPVEESIPIEVEIYPYERASELLGAAKSFAVRRCICRVQKRLIGQPCHFPEEVCVLFAPVEGAFDHDPNSRVITREEAFAILRQAEEAGLIHSSANRQDGIYYMCNCCTCCCGLMRGIAEFGIANAVARSDFYAVVDENLCIGCGNCVERCQFKALSLPDEICIVDLTRCMGCGVCASACSEGALSLRRRPVGERVIPPCDGREWDAERAKTRGIRLEEVL from the coding sequence ATGATTGAGGACATTTACCGCCAACTGGCTCAGCGCTTGGACGCGTTACCCAATGGCTTCCCGGCCACCCAGAGCGGGGCAGAGTTGCGGCTGCTGAGAAAACTCTTTACCCCAATGGAAGCCAGGCTGGCAACGGTGATGAAATTGCGGGCTGAGCCTGCCAATGAGATCGCCGCCCGCGCAGGAGTTGACGCCACCGAAGCCTATCAGTGCCTGAAGGAGATGGTGCGTAAGGGCCTCATTCGCTTCCGTCGTGGCGATGGGGAACTCCGCTTTGCCCTAATGCCCTTCGTTGTCGGCTTCTTTGAAGAGCAAGTGGGCAAAATGGACGAGGAACTGGCACGCTTAGTAGAGGATTACTTCCAGGAAATCCGGGGCTTGGGTTTGCTGGATATTACACCCCAATTGCATCGCATCATTCCGGTCGAGGAGAGCATTCCCATTGAGGTCGAGATATACCCTTATGAGCGGGCCTCCGAGTTGTTAGGGGCAGCCAAATCCTTCGCGGTGCGACGATGCATCTGCCGGGTGCAAAAGCGCCTCATCGGCCAACCCTGTCACTTTCCGGAGGAGGTCTGTGTGCTCTTCGCCCCAGTCGAGGGAGCATTTGACCACGACCCTAATTCGCGAGTGATTACCCGCGAAGAAGCATTTGCCATTTTGCGCCAGGCCGAAGAGGCCGGGCTCATCCATTCCTCCGCCAATCGGCAAGATGGCATTTACTACATGTGCAATTGTTGCACTTGTTGTTGCGGCCTTATGCGTGGCATTGCCGAGTTTGGTATCGCCAACGCGGTGGCACGCTCGGATTTCTACGCCGTGGTGGACGAGAACTTGTGTATCGGCTGCGGGAATTGCGTGGAGCGTTGCCAGTTCAAAGCACTCTCTTTGCCAGATGAGATCTGCATCGTGGATCTGACCCGTTGTATGGGCTGTGGTGTGTGCGCCAGCGCCTGCAGCGAGGGTGCGCTGAGCCTGCGCCGGCGACCTGTGGGTGAGCGGGTGATCCCACCTTGCGATGGACGCGAGTGGGATGCTGAGCGGGCCAAAACGCGAGGGATTAGGCTGGAGGAGGTATTGTAA
- a CDS encoding pyruvate/oxaloacetate carboxyltransferase, which translates to MSIAPLRITDTMLRDAHQSLLATRMRTADMLPILDKVDAVGYHSVEMWGGATFDSAMRFLGEDPWERARTLKAHLPHTPCQMLLRGQNLVGYRHYPDDIVERFIVRAKANGIDVFRIFDALNDVRNMAWAMNVAKRVGGHVQASICYTTSPVHTLDKFAEMAVELENLGADSICIKDMAGLITPYDAFELVARLKAVLHVPVQLHTHYTSGMGTSVYLKAAEAGVDAVDTAISSLSLSTSQPPTETIVSALKGGPRDTGLDLNLLAQIAEYFAEVRKKYVKFEGGVSGVDVRVLQYQIPGGMISNLVAQLREQNALNRYEEVLAEVPRVRAELGYPPLVTPTSQIVGTQATLNVLLGERYKIVPEEVKAYVKGFYGRPPAAIDEHIKRLILGDEEPIDCRPADLLEPGYEKAMAEIGSLAESEEDVLSYALFPQVARTFLERRAKGVTQQEIVAAIAAVLASQEEQAQSTTIPSSPPVSMWKLAGRIGRVRRVT; encoded by the coding sequence ATGAGCATCGCGCCGTTGCGCATAACCGATACTATGCTACGCGACGCGCATCAGTCTTTACTGGCAACACGAATGCGCACTGCAGACATGCTGCCAATACTGGACAAAGTAGATGCCGTTGGTTATCACTCGGTGGAGATGTGGGGTGGAGCTACTTTCGACTCAGCAATGCGTTTCCTGGGCGAAGATCCCTGGGAGAGAGCGCGTACGCTGAAAGCCCACCTGCCACACACACCGTGCCAGATGCTGTTACGGGGACAGAATCTCGTTGGCTACAGACATTACCCTGATGACATCGTGGAACGTTTTATCGTGCGCGCTAAGGCGAACGGCATTGATGTCTTTCGCATTTTCGATGCTTTAAACGACGTGCGAAACATGGCCTGGGCCATGAACGTGGCGAAACGCGTGGGCGGACACGTGCAGGCCAGCATTTGTTATACTACCAGCCCAGTTCACACGCTAGACAAATTTGCCGAGATGGCTGTCGAACTGGAGAACCTGGGTGCTGATTCGATCTGCATTAAGGACATGGCGGGCCTAATCACCCCATACGATGCTTTCGAGTTAGTGGCACGTCTGAAGGCCGTTTTACATGTCCCTGTGCAGTTGCACACTCACTACACCAGCGGCATGGGCACAAGCGTTTATCTGAAGGCCGCTGAAGCGGGGGTGGATGCAGTCGATACTGCCATCTCTTCTCTATCCCTGAGCACTTCTCAACCACCTACTGAGACCATCGTCAGCGCACTCAAAGGAGGACCGCGCGATACCGGTCTCGACCTAAACCTTCTGGCTCAAATCGCTGAATACTTTGCTGAGGTCCGAAAGAAGTACGTCAAGTTTGAGGGAGGCGTATCTGGTGTAGACGTCCGCGTCTTGCAGTATCAAATCCCGGGAGGTATGATTTCCAACCTGGTCGCACAACTACGTGAACAAAACGCACTCAACCGCTATGAAGAGGTATTGGCCGAAGTCCCGCGTGTGCGGGCCGAACTGGGCTATCCGCCATTAGTCACGCCTACCAGTCAGATCGTGGGGACACAAGCCACCCTCAACGTGCTACTTGGCGAGCGCTACAAGATCGTACCTGAAGAGGTAAAGGCCTATGTAAAGGGCTTCTACGGCCGCCCCCCGGCTGCAATAGATGAGCACATCAAAAGACTGATCCTTGGCGACGAGGAACCTATTGATTGCCGACCTGCAGACCTACTGGAACCCGGCTACGAAAAGGCTATGGCTGAAATCGGCAGCCTGGCGGAGAGCGAAGAGGATGTGCTCTCTTATGCCCTTTTTCCACAAGTTGCACGGACATTTCTGGAGCGCCGTGCTAA